One Pogoniulus pusillus isolate bPogPus1 chromosome 13, bPogPus1.pri, whole genome shotgun sequence genomic window, ACTCTGTTTCTGAACTAAACATGTGCACATCCTTCAACCTTCACCTGTTTCACTGTctgagaatcagccaggttggcagagagctccaggctcagccagcccaacctagcacccagccctggccaaacaaccagaccatggcactcagtgccccagccaggcttggcttcaacatctccaagcacagcaactccactacctcccctgggcagcccattccaatgccaatcactctctctgccaacaacttcctaacaacatccagcctagacctgccctggcacagcctgagactgtgtccccttcttctgttgctgcttgcctggcagcagagctcaaccccacctggctacagcctccctgcaggcagctgcaggcagaaatcagctctgccctgagcctcctctgctgcaggctgcacacccccagctccctcagcctctcctcacagggctgtgctccaggcccctccccagccttgctgcccttctccaaacaccttccagcatctctcttgaatggaggagcccagaactggacacagcactcgagcacagtggcagaagaacctcccttgggctgctgcccacactgctcctgagccagcccagaatgccattggctttgctgcccacctggctgAGTGGGCGGCTGAGTGCTGGTTGGCTGGTGCGGGGCATGGCGGTGCTGCCGATTGGCTGCCGGGTAGGCGGCTGAGTGCTGGTTGGCTGGTGCGGGGCATGGCGGTGCTGCCGATTGGCTGCCGGGTAGGCGGCTGAGTGCTGGGCATGGCGGTGCTGCCGTCGCCCTTACGCTGAGGAGTGGCTGCGGCGGCAGTGGGTTCGGTGCTGCCCGGAGCCGGTGGGCGCCGCCgccatgctgtgccatggggagggCCTGCTGAGCTCGCTTACGGCGCTGCTGGGGGCGGCCCTGGCGCTGAGCCGCAGCCCGGCGCTGGCCTGCCTGCTGACGGCCGGCTTCTACCTGGTGCTgcacctcttcagcctggagcccGCCGCGCCTCAGAGCGCCCAGCGCGTCCTGCGGCCCCGCGGCGCCGCCGCCCGCATCGCCCACCGCGGCGGCGCGCACGACGCGCCCGAGAACACGCTGGCAGCCATCCGACAGGTCAGCACTGCGGGGCCTCGCCGCGGCGGTGCCCTCTTGCCGGGCCGCTGCTGCCCTGTCGCGGCTCGGCGCGCCGGCCGTGCTTCGGGGGGCGCTGGAGGCTCGCGTAACGTGCCGGGCGCGGCCTGCACCGGAGAGGAGCGGGCGGCGGAACTGccgcaggctctgcagagcgaGCGAGCCGCGGGGGCTTGTCACCCCGTGCGTCTGGTGGGGTATTCGGGCAGTGCAGAGAGAATGCGATCCTGTGTTTTGCTGGTGGTGCAGCAGACTACAGAGAGCAGACAGCAAGTTGGAGAGATGTTTGCCGCTTGGTCCCTCGAGATCTGTAGTAAGCATCCAGGAGCAAAGATtgaggaagagagtctgtggcatgaaagtgccactggtaagctATTGAGAGTTTATTCTGGCTTAGATCGACTTTCTCAGTTGCTCACTGGCCAGAGTCAGGTTTGATGGTCCCAAGTATAGTGGGTTTGAATAATTCAGGGGTTGTCGGGGCGCTGTCTGGAGCTCCCACGGGCACGGTCAGGCtgggagcggcggctggccgggagcgccttggtcagttccctgggctgctgccgTGGGCTGCAGTCACGCAGCGGCGGTGGCCCCCAAAAGCGGCTGGAAGCAGCTAGGAGCAGCAGATGAGTGGTAGAGGGTGGCAAGGAGCGAGAGGCAAGATGCGAGGTAGGTAGGTGGCAGGGACGCTGTATTGTCcccttttatgagttttgaccccacagttgatggtccttgggccacaattctgtgcaatgagggcttggcaacaggccaaacacaccaaataaggtgaagtccgagggtccggtacccccagaTATGGAGAGGCCTCAGGTGGGTTCCCCACCCTAGACGCCTGAGCATATGTAAGGTGTTTACTTCGACCttcgaggaggcaacccagactggaaggcaccaaggctattgTGTCCCATTGtgccccttaacttgtttaccccaagtataGGCAGGGCAGCACCCttcggggggacaacatgtccgggcatgaatagattcGTAAGCATAGTCATTTAAGGCCTGTGCAGCCCTCCACCACAAATGCCTCAGATAGGAGCAGGGAGTTGCCCACTTGCGCCTGCTGTTTAGAACAGCCCTGGCAAGTGGTGCATCTACTGCATAGGCTGCACACAAATGGCCAGTCTGACTCAGAGGAGATCCTGCACCTGTGTGCCATTAAGAAAGAGATGATGGCTTTCCCTCCTGCACAGACTTCATGCCCTGTTGGCCTGCTCTGGATCTGGCCTCCAAGTGTTAATCTATAAATTATATAAACTATAACCATGCCTTTCTGGTTTAGAAAGTAGCATAGCTTAGGAGTTACTAGACCAGAAGGAAAAAGCAGGATTCCTTCCTGCAATTTTATCCTGAAACAGTACAAATCTCAAGGCAGAAACCTTCTAGCCATGGCTTTATCTGTAAAATAAGTGATGTGCTTTCAGCTGGCCTGTGAATCCTTCTCAGAACAACTTGGAGCAAGCTTCCTTTGTTCTGCAGGCCGAGCTTATTGAAAAGAGCATTAATGGTCTCTTATTATTGaccagggttctacactttggccacaacaacaccaagcagcactacaggctggggccagagtggctgacagccctcaggcagagagggccctgggcgtgctgggagaaaggagctgaagatgaggcagcagtgcccaggtgggcagcagagccaatggcatcctgggctggctcaggagcagtgtgggcagcaggacaagggagattcttttgcccctgtgctcagccctgctcaggccacagcttgagtgctgtggccagttctgggctgctgaattgcagagagatgttgaggtgctggaaggtgttgagggaagggcagcaaggctggggaggggcctggagcacagccctgtgaggagaggctgagggagatgggggtgtgcagcctgcagcagaggaggctcagggcagagctcattgctgtctgcagctgcctgcagggaggctgtagccaggtggggttgggctctgctgccaggcaagcagcaacagaataaggggacacagtctcaagctgtgccagggcaggtctaggctggatgttaggaggaagttgttgtcagagagagtgattggcattggaatgggctgcccggggaggtggtggagttgctgtgcttggaggtgttgaagcgaagcctggctggggcacttagtgccatggtctggttgactggacagggctgggtgctaggttgggttggatgagcctggaggtcccttccaacctggctgattctgtgactctaggtTTCTGGCTGCACCAAGATGACACCTATAAAGCTGtctcttgtgtgtgtgtgttttgtgatTTTGAAGGCAGCTGAGAATGGAGCAACAGGTGTTGAGCTGGATGTTGAGTTCACTGCAGATGGTGTTCCCATCCTCATGCATGACGACACGGTAGAGAGGACAACTGATGGCTCTGGACGACTGCGGGACTTGACCTTTGAGGACATTAGGAAGCTTAATGCAGCTGCGAAACATCGCCTGTGGTAAATGAACTGTTGCCTTCTGGAACTAGTGACCAGTCAAAAACCCATTCCTGATAAACAAAATGGTTGATCTATCCCTGGTGAAAATATTTCTGAGTTTAACACTCAGCCCAATGTGTTCCTTCTTGTGTGGCTGTGGAAGTGGATGAGGCTCTACCTCCTCACCCCAGTAGGAACAGTGCAGCAGAGTCCAGGTAATTGGCTTTCAAGGACAAAGTCCACATGAAATGAGTTAATCTCTGCATGAGCTTCCCCTGAAGTGCCTGCAGGACACTAAAGATACCACAAGTCTCAGAATATGTCAACATTATCTGCAGGAATTGCTTCTAAAATGACTTTTATCAGATGTATTTCTTGTCTGGTTGTTGCTTGGAGATCCTAAACATCAGGGTTGTACTGTGGAAAAGGAACTGCACAGATTTCCGTGGTAGTCTCAGGAAGGAGCTGTGACTCCAGGGGCTGATGAAGTCCTTGACAGTGGTATGCAGGGGAAAGCATTTTTATGCATTACAAAAGTCTTGATCACACTCCTACAGTATTGGAAGTGAATCCACTTTAGAGGAGGAACTTTTAGAGTGTGTTTCTGAGACACCACATTAGGGATTTCCAGACTCTGTAAACCACCACCTGTGAGTCTGTGGTACCTGTAGcatcttctcttctgccaggcaacaagcaacagaacaaggggacacaagaGAAGTCTGTGCCAAGAGaagtctaggctagatgttaggggagagtgattggcattggaatgggctgcccagggaggtggtggagtcgctgtccctggaggtgttgaagccaagcctggctggggcacttagtgccatggtctggttgattggccaggactgggtgctaggttggactggatgatcttggaggtcttttccaacctggttgattctatgatctatctGCCCTGTCTGTTACTGGAAAGGTGATCACCTGAACCTCGCAGTGAGAGCTTCTGTACAGGCAGTTACTGCTGGCAGGCCATTGTTTGCTGCCATCTTACTGGGAATAATTCTTGTTCTCCTTCATCCCCTGCCAGGGCTTGCATTTCTGGCACAAGGCTCTGAACCACAGTCAGAGTGGGGTGAAGAGGGTGGGTAGGGGGCCGGTAGTTAGGCCTGAATGTTTGTTTGTGATCCTTGAGGAAAGAGATGAAGAGCTGCAGTTAAGTGTTTTGATGTGGGGCCTTGGGGCAGTGAGCACTGGATTGGCCCTTGAGTTTGGCAGGCTCCAACTGTCTAGTGAGCCGCTGGGAGGGaaggtgtgcagcctggccctggcaggcagagctgccactgcTAGCAGACCAGCCACCAGCAGGGGCTCAGCTCCGTAGCTGAGGAGGTGTGTGCCTGTCTGTGTGCTCACATGTATCTCCACAGCATTCCTGTGAGGAGCTCTCTTCCTGCAGGAGCAAATTCCAGGGTGAAAAGGTGCCAACTCTGAGAGAAGCTGTCGTGGAGTCTCTGCAGCACAACCTTACCATCTACTTCGATGTCAAAGGCCATGCAAATCAGGTAGCACTGACTGTTCTCAGCACCTTTCACCTTTCCCTTGGGTTTCTGACCTTTTCTGTTGCTCTCAGTGCTATGTGTGCTGCAGTTTCTTCTTTAAGATGAGTGAAGCTGAGCTGCTATTTGTGTCACACAAAGCTGGGCTGTCAAAGCAAAGACAGCATTGTCCCTGCTCTCTCATCCCATCCCATTGTCCTCAGAAGGATGTGACTTAGGGGTGGGTGTTGAGTTCagctcacagcactgctgtgaaggCAATTCCCTGCCTGTACAGAGGAGAGCTGGGATCTCATCTTCAGGTATTTCATACACTGAGAGTGCCACTCCTTGCTGTAAGCAGGAACAgtgaccttgtggccaagaaggccaatgggatcctggggggcattaagaagagtgtgtccagcagatcaagggaggttctcctccccctctactctgctctggtgaggcctcccctggaatattgcatccacttctgggctccccagttcaagagggacagggaccttctggagaaggtccactggagggctatgaggatgatgaggggtctggagcactgcctgatgaggagaggctgagggacctggggctgcttagtctggagaagagaagactgagaaggggtttaatcatagaatcatagaatcaaccaggttggaagagacctccaagatcatcgagtccaacctagcacccagccctagccagtcaactagaccatgtcactgagtgcctcatccagtcttttcttgaagacccccagggacggtgcctccaccacctccctgggcagcccattccaatgccaatcactctctctgtgaaaaacttcttcctaacatccagcctatacctaccctggcacaacttgagactgtgtccccttgttctattgctggttacctgggagaagaggccaccccccacctggctacaatgtcccttcaggtagttgtagacagtaataagatcacccctgagcctcctcttctccaggctaaacaggcccagttccctcaacctctcctcataggatttgtgctccaggcccctcaccagcttcgttgcccttctctggacatgttccagtacctcaacatctttcttgaattgaggggcccagaactggacacagtactcaaggtgtggcctgaccagtgctgagtacaggggaagaataacctcccttgtcctactggccacactgttcctgatgcaggccaggatgccattggctctcttggccacctgggcacactgctggctcatcttcagcttactatctatcagtacccccaggtccctttcctcccagctgctctccagccactcagtccccagcctatagtgctgcttggggttattgtggccgaagtgcagaaccctgcacttggccttgttaaatctcatcccattggcctctgcccacccatccagcctgtccaggtccctctgcagggctctcctaccttccaacagatcaacacctgctcctagcttggtgtcatctgcaaacttactgatgctggactcaatgccctcgtccagatcatcaataaagatattgaacaggactgggcccagcactgatccttggggaacaccacttgtgactggctgccaactggacgtggcaccattcaccaccactctctgagctctgccatccagccagttcttgatccagcacagagtgaatctgtccaaaccatgagctgccagcttggctaggagcttcttgtggcagacagtgtcaaaggctttgctgaagtccaagtagactacatccacagccttccccacattcaccaggcaggtaacctgatcataaaaggagctcaggttggtgaggcaggacctgcccttcctaaacccatgctggctgggcctgatcccttggctatcctgtaggtgctttgtgatggcacccaagatgacctgttccatgaccttgcctggcactgaggtcaggctcacaggtctgtagttttctggctcctccttacgacccttcttgtgtatgggaatcacattggccagcttccagtcttcagggacctctccagtgagccaggactgctgataaatgatggagagtggcttggccagctcagctgccagctctctcagcaccctagggtggatcccatccggtcccatggacttgtgaggatccaagtgacttagcagatcccttactgcttcctcatggattagagggggactgtactggtccctgactccatccaccacttcaggagcccagctgtcctggagacaacctgtcccactattgaagattgaggcaaagaaggtgttaagcacctctgccttttcctcatcctttgtcactctattcccctctctatctaacaaggactggaggttgtccttggcccttctcttgccattcatatatttaaagaaacactttttattttccttggcagccgtggccagcctgagctccaagtgggcttttgcctctctaatttttcctctacaagacctagcaacctccttgaacttctcctgggacacctcccctcttttccaaaggtgatacactctctttttaatctttaattccttcagcagctccctgcccatccagcctggctgcctccctcgtcggctcatcttccggcacttagtgccatggtctggttgattggccaggactgggtgctaggttggactggatgatcttggaggtcttttccaacctggttgattctatgatctatctGCCCTGTCTGTTACTGGAAAGGTGATCACCTGAACCTCACAGTGAGAGCTTCTGTACAGGCAGTCTGtaactgagggctgggggtcaggaggtggggacaggctctgctcactgctccctgggataggacaaggagcaatggatggaagctgcagcacaggaggttccaactcagcacaagggagaacttttctgtaagggtcccagagcactggcacgggctgcccagagaggctgtggagtctccttctgtggagcctctgcaggcctgtctggatgtgttcctgtgagccctgagctagactgtgtggtcctgctctggcagggggttggactggatgagctctttgggtcccttctaacccctgacatctgtgagctgtgacTTCTCTTGCAAAACACATCCTTTCTCTGTCAGTGGTACCAACAAGAGGATGCTTTTCTTCGTCCCCCTTTTTCCATTTCAGCCTTGTTCCACAAagcagggaggtgtttgggaaGGTTTGCAGTGcaaaagccagcagtgtgtgaaggtgatgtctgtgtgtgtctcacTGGCAGGCAGTGGAGGCCCTGCGACAGCTCTACCTGGAGTTCCCGCGGTTGTACAACAGCAGTGTGGTCTGCTCCTTCATGCCAGATGTTGTGTATAAGGTGATGCTTTCTGAACCTTTGTTGGggatttgggttgggtttttttgtagtTGTATCTGGGAACTTTAGTGAGATGTAGAGCTCCCAGTTCCAGATTACTTGGGGGCTGTTGAAATTGGCAGGAATTGAACAAAGGAAGCATAAATGGTAAGTCTCCTGCATTGTGAGCTCATTCTGTGCCCTTAGATGCACAGGTCATGAACCTACATCCACCCTCTCTGCCCTGAGACCTatggagagagaagtgcagagcTCTGACAGCTGACACATGGCCTACTGTTTGTGCACAGGACATCTGTTCAATAACCCTCATGTGTTGGGGCCAGTCCAGAGATactcagggggctgcagcagctctgctgtgaggacaggctacaagaggtggggctctgcagcctggagaagagaaggcttccaggaaaccttggagtggccttccagtgtctgaagggggctacaggaaggctggggagggactattgacaaggtcttgtaatgccaggatgagcagggatgggtttgagctggcagaggggagattgaaactggatgttaggaaagggttctttgcagtgagagtggtgagacactggcacaggttacccagggaggttgtggagcacagaagcacagacctttgatcacattggcaccacaacctccctgaggagatgttcaggaccaggttggatgaggccttgagcaacctgttctagtgggaggtgtccctgcctatggcaggggggttgtaagtggctgagctttggaggtcccttccaacctaaaccattttatgattcattCTGTATCCTTATTTAGATAGAGACCATTCTTAGAACTCTTTCCTGATTCTCACTTCCAAGCCTCCTCACGCTGTAGTTATTCCATTGCCTGTCTGTTCTGTAGCTTTGTCACCATAAGAGCAGTCACTTAGGTCTCAAAGGAAAAAACCAGCAAGAGATCATAAACAGCTTTCTGAAAGAGCTGCaaaggggctggggggaaggaggaTTCCAGGAAAGCTGAAGCCACAAGCTTACACTTTGTGTCTCAGCTCTCCTCACATGTAATTAACACGGCTTGGCTTTCGGTTGAACTATTCTCTTCCCCTTGCTCTCCCAGATGAGGCAGGCTGACAGGAGGGTGGTGACAGCTCTAACGTACAGGCCGTGGCAGCTGAGCCACCTCGGCGACGGGACGCCCCGCTTCGGTGCCGCCTGGAAGCATTACCTCTACGTGGTGCTGGATGTGGTCCTCgactggagcctccacagcttcttgtGGCGGTTCTGTGGCGTTTCAGCTTTCCTCATACAGAAAAACTTTGTTTCTCAGTAAGTGTTAAAGCTTGCTCATGCGTCAGGAGGGGTGGAGTTAGCAGAGCCTGTTAGCTGATGTGTCCCATTAGTGCTCTGCAGGGGTGCTCAGTTGCTTCACCACGTATTAGTGCAGTAGTTCAAGCCTCATGTTCTCAATGAGTGTGTTTTTAGCTGATGTTACTTAGTGAGTTTCATGTCATAAAGGGAAGCAAACTGTTGCTTTTGCCTGTTTGCAGTCATCATGcccagaatcccagaattagccaggttggaagagacctctaggatcacccagtccaacctcacaCCTAACCCTTCCAATGAACTGACCCATGGCaccatgcagcctccttttaaacacctccagggatggtgactccaccacttcccagggcagcccattccaatgccaatctttccgtgaagaacttcttcctaacatccagtctgaacctcccctggcacagcccgaggctgtgtccccttgtcctgttgctggttgcctgacagcagagcccaaccccacctggctacagcctcccttcaggtgcctgcagacagcaatgagctctgccctgagcctcctcttctgcaggctgcacacccccagctccctcagcctctcctcacagggctgtgctccaggcccctccccagccttgctgcccttctccaaacaccttccagcacctcaacatttctcttgaatggaggagcccagaactggacacagcactcaagctgtggcctgagcagtgctgagcacagggcagaagaacctcccttgtcctgctggccacactgctcctgagccagcccaggatgccattggctctgctgcccacctgggcactgctgcctcctgttcagaAGATGACACTGGGAAAGGTGATGCACTGTCACTTCTGTTGTGATCCTGGTGTAAGACTAAAACTCAGTGGAAGcctcagcacaggctgcctttAATACAGCCTCAGGCTTCCTCTCATGGTGTCTTTGCTCCTTGCAGAGACTACGTCAGGCACTGGGCTTCCAAAGGGATTCAAGTGGTTGCCTGGACAGTGAACTCGTTTGCGGAGAAGAGCTACTATGAAACGGTCCTGGAATCCAGCTACATCACAGACAGCCTGGTGGAAGACTGTGATCCTCATTACTAGGCACCACCATCAGTCAGCTCTCTGTGGCTCAGGCCCCACCACTGAAGAAGCCACTGGTGCAGGCAGTGGaaaggaagggctgcagtgtaATTCTGCTGCAGGATTAGATCTCGCACGTAGGGATGCCCTCGGTCACGGCGCTGGAGAAAGCCAGGGCACAGCCACTGGCAGTCTGGGGCGGCGCGGGACCGGGGCGCGGTCTGCCAGGCTAGCTGGGCAGTGCCTTCTCTTTACTTTTGTTCAGATCTGGGTTATAAAGTCCTGTCAGCAATTTTTGGTGGCAAGATGGGAAATCATTTTACTAATTTAAAGGGTGTGTTCTATGGCTGATA contains:
- the GDE1 gene encoding glycerophosphodiester phosphodiesterase 1, whose protein sequence is MLCHGEGLLSSLTALLGAALALSRSPALACLLTAGFYLVLHLFSLEPAAPQSAQRVLRPRGAAARIAHRGGAHDAPENTLAAIRQAAENGATGVELDVEFTADGVPILMHDDTVERTTDGSGRLRDLTFEDIRKLNAAAKHRLWSKFQGEKVPTLREAVVESLQHNLTIYFDVKGHANQAVEALRQLYLEFPRLYNSSVVCSFMPDVVYKMRQADRRVVTALTYRPWQLSHLGDGTPRFGAAWKHYLYVVLDVVLDWSLHSFLWRFCGVSAFLIQKNFVSQDYVRHWASKGIQVVAWTVNSFAEKSYYETVLESSYITDSLVEDCDPHY